The DNA region TGGACCCGTCTGTGAGCTTGCCAAAGTACGCCATGTCCTCAGGCTTGAAAAACTGAAGATCACCAACACCGGGGATTTCCCTTGGAACTGCTTGCCCAGAGAGACGTGTGCTCTCAGGATCCTGCATCATGAAGCCTGtctgtggtgttggtggcaCTGCCAGCTTGTGCGTGGGCGCCCGGGTAGGGGCATATCCCGGGGGAGGCTCGAGAATCTTGTATCCATCGTCAGGACCAGGAAGCATAGCGTCGAGCTCCTCATCGCTGAGTGGCATGTACCGGCCGGCATCGGGGCCGAACGCAGTGGGGGGCAGAACAGCAGTTTGTGTAGGGTGCATCGGAGTGGCGAGACCAATGTTTCCAACGGGGGTGGCAGACGGCGCTTGATCCCATCTTGActtcttctttgcttctACTACAGTTCCATCAGCGCCAAGAACGGGCACAGAAGGTGCCTGATCCCAGCGCGAGCGCTTCTTGGGCTCTGCGGCTGCTGGGGCAGCCTCGGCGTCTGTAGTAGCAACATCCCATCTCTTTTTGCGCTTGCGGCCAGCGGCTGCTGCCTCGGTCGAACCGGCATCACCGTTCTCCTTGTTTCCGGCCTCCTCAATCTGGAGTGTAGGCTTATGTTCTTCAGTGGCACCGTCTTTCATCTTCTGTTCGATAGCTCGGCGCACGCGCTCCTCCTCACGCTCAATCTCGCGACTCTCCATAATCTCGCGATAGCTCATTCCATcctcagcagcggcagcctgGCGATTGGCGGCGAAGGGGTCGGCGCGGGTAGGGGTCAGAACGCGATCAAATCGACGCTTCTGGTAATCGGTTTCGCGATCTGTGATGCGGTTGCTCTTCTCGCCACGACCAGCGAGaatgtcgtcttcttccactccATTTCCACGCGCAAACTCATCTATCTGGGCACGGGTAGCAGTGTACTGTCCGACGAGGCGGCGCGAGCTATCGGCGTCGGCCatgtcctcatcgtcgtcaccATCTTgagcggggagggaggtgtgatAGCCTGCAAACTTGTCGGCGCCGTTGGCACTTCGATCGTAGAGGTCGGTATCCCAGGCCTCATTAAGGCTGGCCTTGGTTGACGAGTCAGCACGCTGATTGGCCGGGTCGAAGGTCTTTGAACCTTTTTTCGCAGCGGCAGCCGCGTTTCGCTCGGCCTGGAGCTTGCGAATCTGATCAAATTCCGCGTCCGACATGGTACTGCTGCCCACACGGCACTGTGCTCATCCCATTCGGgtaggttgttgttgaagtgaGGAAGTAAGTGACGACGCGATCGGTAGTGGATGGCTCGTTCGTTCTTGGggcgatggggagggagtatCGCGATGGTGGTCGTTGTTGGATGGACGTTGAACGTGGGTCAGGACGTGGACGTGGACGTGGACGTGCGGGTGAGACTGGATCGTGGATGGAGCAAGCACCTTTGCCTTGTTGAAATTTTGGCGGCAACCGCAGCCGCAGGCCAAGAGCGAGCCGCGCTAAGATCTTGGCAGCAGATCGCTGTTACATAAGCTGGTCTAGGCTCACAACCTCACTTTACTTCACTGGGGCATTGGAGCTCCAATTCATCAACCGCGACTCGATTTCTTTACAAGTGCTGGGTGCTGTGGCCCATTGTGTTACAACTAAAGCGATGGAGATTTGTTCGACTTgaattctttttcttcttttcgttTTCGTTTCGTTCTCTTCGTACTTACGATGTCATCTTCCAGTCGCTGCTCGCTTTACGCAGAGCTGCTAGCCAATATCCGCCAAATTTCACTGGTCGCTTCTCTCACATCGCCCAGTGATGCCTCCACCAGAGTTGCTGTGGCTGCTGACGGAAGCACCATCGAGTTGACACATCATGGCGAGGTTCACAAAATCAGTTTGCCTGCCAAGATACCTCTTGGCAGTACACTCCTTCCCATCGATCAGAGGCAAAACGGGACCACGGCTCTGTCATGGCGATTGCCACTTGATGGCACGGTTCCCCAACCGCATCTCTCTTCTGATACCCCCGCCTGGTCAGCGACAGACTTCGACGTCGGCGTCCAGGTCGCTTGCAGGAATTGCAATACCGtcgttgtggaggagggtacAGTAAAGGTCTGGAAAGACTTGCCAAGTGAGAACTGGGCCGAGATGATGGAATTCTGGCATTGTCACAAGCCGGATCACCATCATGAGGATGGACACGAGCACGGGCATTCCCGTGATGAGCACTTTGGCAAGGCAGATGAAAAGAGCCTGGCTGCTCGAGGCTATGGGGcttcatccatcatctcaGCTCAACCAGGTGTCGGTTTTGTTGACTTGACAACGATCCTTTTTACCGAACGCGATTGCCAGAATATCACGGTAAGTTCTTGACATGACAGCATGAGTATGTATTTGTGTGGGTATGAAGAAGGTAACCCGGCCGGCTTTGCCTCCCAATGGCGTGGTTACCGATACAAGTGCCCTAGATGAAGCAACTATCGTTCAACCTGTTCAACAGAAACCACTGGATTGTTTACGAACCTCCTTAACAGGACGGATTGTTTCTTTCTGGTGGTGAACGAACCTCTGCATTTCACCGGGTGATTCATAAGTCGAGAATACCCCGGGATACCACGAGGGACATGCCATTCCCATTCTCGTTTCGTTCATAGCCAGTCGGCCAGTAGCTGACACACGTGTATCTAGTACTCAAACTCAGCCTTTGAGCAAGGGTCATTAAATAGACAAGATCTGCCATTGACCAACAACCGCAGCTTGAATGTTTTTTGCTCTTCCTGCCACTCTCAACTCGGCTTCTACGTCTTTCGGACAGCAGCTGTCACCCTTCTAAAGTGGCAGATGTCTTGCAAGTCCGCATCTGGTTCAGCACCAGGCATCACTGATTGCCTGGCCGCGACTatcatctccaccatctcgcGGTCTGCCTCGTCAAAGTCGCTCATCATGCCCATTAATGAGACAGAATCGGAAGTCAAACAGACGGTGATTTACGCGTGGGTGCTCAACGCTAATATTGTGTACTCATCGAGTAATGGGGCGTTGGGAAGACCAGCTATCAAGCTGTTGTATCAGAAGATACCGCGAGAGGAAGCGGACAAGATGTTGGAGGCGGTGACGTGTGAGGCGCAGGAGATCAACCTGCCGGCGATCGCTATTGAGAAGGTGGTCGAGCATTTGGATGAGAGTAACTGGTTGTTACCGGAGAAGGAAAGGGTGTTTAGGGAGTGgagggtggggttgttgacgaGATGATTTGATGGATTATTAGCAAACGAAAAAGAGCGCCCCGTTATACCATTACGCGATGCCACCAGTTGAAAGCTCCTCAAAACACTCCGCAACTGTAGTCCCAGGTGTGCCGCATTGTGTGTCATCCAAATATTATGTAACTACACCCGGACGCTCCTGCGTGTTCTATTCCAAGTTAAACGAGCAGGAGAAGTCGCTGAAGATACCATCCTACATCCCGTTGTATCGTacaccactcccccctcatcatTGACTTTCCCTCGCCTTTATCCTCTTACTCACCCTTCTGGTCGTCGTACTCGTCGTCGAAACCTGCGACACCTGCGAGCTAAGCGTCAACCCATCCATTACATCCTCCATTTTGACATCTTCATCCCTTTGCTGCGACTCCTCCTTGACAGCCTTCCTTTTTCTCGTGCTCGAAACCGTCAACTCTTCATTTTTCACCACTCTTGCCACTTCTTGCTTtaccaccttctccttcttcacaacCACGCCGGCATTTTCCttgtcctcttcttcttctttcttccccttctttcctGTCTTCGCCTGCTCAGCAAACGACTTGAGGTTAGCAGTGAAAAGAACACTCTGCGCCCAACCCGCGTACTCCCCCCAGATGTTCCTGAAATGATCCCCTACACTCTCATACATCCCCTTTGTAAAAGTTTTGCTTTTGGACTTTCCACCGAAATTGTAATCTCGCTGTGCGATCTGCCAGACGTGCGTGTCGATTGGAACAgattcccaccaccccaaccccatcaaacaAACACAATCAGACACTTTGGGTCCAACACCTGCTAGTTCAAGCAATGCCTCATGTGCCTTGCGATAAGTGGGCTTCTCCCCAGGTTGAAACTTGGGGTTATCCGCTGGTGGTACGGCCGGGTTGCGAATTTGATCCAACCACCCTTTTGGTCGTTGCTGAGAGATGATTTGCGCGGTATCGGCGATGTATTTGGCGCGGTAGCCAAATCCGAGAGAGCGGAGGTGGGATTCAACCTCTGGTCCGGAGAGGGCTTCTGGTGAGGGGAAGTCATGGAAGGGTTCCCCTGATATGGTGGTGATGTAAGGGCCGTAGTGGAGGCAGAGGTTGTTCACCATGGAGCTGATTCGcgagatgttgttgttggagctgcagatgaaggagatgagggttTCCCAGGCGTCTTGGTTCAAAATGCGGATgccggtgaaggaggagcagcGCCGAGCGAAGTtggggtcggtggtggaCCATTGGGTGTAGAGCTGGGTGAGTGGAacgccgagggagaggtaGGATTGtaagagggggagggtggtttcatgtgggggtgggttgatggcggggagggtgcaTTTGTATGAGAGATGAGTTGGGGATTGGGTCAGGGTGATGAGGCGGTTGGAGAGGACGCAGTGCCATTCATTGTTTATTTTACGCCAGCGGAAGGATTCTAAAGGGGGTATGAgtatggtggtgatgaagtgAATGGATGAGAGCGGTGATACATACGTCCACAGCGAAGGGTTGTGTCGATACAGAGCTCGGCTAGGCTCAGGGGTAATTTTCGCCATTCGGAGGCCATTGTGAGATGGTAGATTGCTCCACTGAGCTACAGTAAGGGATGAAGGAGAGTTTTGGACTGAAAAGTGAGGAATATTCAAAAAACCTCAGGAGTGAGCTTTGAATAGAGATGTACCAAGCTCGcactgcctgcctgcctgcctgcctggaGATGTTGCTGGTTGAGGAACCAGGGGCAACTGCAATTGGAGCTAGGCCCCACTCGGCTTAGTGCAGCTGGGGAGTGTGCCAAGCATCCGCATGGTCCAGGTTCGCCATCCCAAAAAAGTTCCAGCCTCGCGACAACCTTTGAGACTGACTTGACGACTCGCATCACAGCTTTTTTCGGCAACCATTTTTACCGAAAGTCCTGCACCCAAACATCAATTCTGGTTTACCGGGACTGGCAGCAGAGATGAACGGAGATAACTACTCCTCCAgaggtttgttttttttctgctgTCCAATTGGGCAGCTCCGCAGCTAACCGACGCGCAATAGACAGTGGTCGTTACGGCTCATCTCGCGATCATCAGGTGAGTTGGCTACATGCATTACAATTCTTCTCGGCGATAGTGCTTACAATTTATAGTCCTCCAGACGTGATCGCGACGATAGACGCGACCGTGGTGACCCCCGCGACAGCAGAGGTAGCAGGAGACGGTCCAGATCCCCACCAGATTATCGTAGCGGCGGTAGATCTCGTCGCGACGAAGgtgctggcggcggagatGTCGACGCATATTCTTCCAGCCGAAGCCATCGTGATAGAGAGCGCGAGGACCGATACACTGGAGGACGGGATCGCCGAGGAGGGGATCGTGGCGGTGATAGGGAATGGGACCGGGACAGAGGTGGCCGAAGCAGGcgtgacgacgacgatgggaGACGCGAGCGCCGCGGGGAGCGCCCTGATCGGGATGTTATCGACGATCgccggggtggtggaagacgCGGTGGTGGCGATAGGGACGCCGacagagagagggaaagggaacgCCGTCGCAGTGCATCGCCGCCCCCCAAGAAGCGCGAACCCACTCCCGACTTGACCGATATCGTGCCGATCCTCGAACGCAGACGACGTCTTACACAATGGGATATCAAACCACCCGGATACGACAATGTCACGGCCGAACAAGCCAAGCTTTCGGGCATGTTCCCGCTTCCAGGAGCCCCCAGACAGCAGGCCATGGATCCAACGAAGTTGCAGGCCTTCATGAGCCAGCCAGGTGGAGCGGTCAATAGCGCTGCTCTCAAGCCCACGAACTCCCGCCAGGCCAAGCGCTTGATTCTGTCAAATATCCCCGCCTCAGCAACCGACGACAGCATCGTCAACTTCTTTAACCTACAGCTCAACGGCTTGAACGTCATTGAGCAGACGGACCCATGCCTTCTCTGCAACATCTCCCCAGACCGGTCGTTTGCTATGCTTGAGTTCCGCAACAATACAGATGCGACGGTGGCGCTGGCTCTCGACGGCATCACGATGGATGCTGATGATCACCAGGCGAACGGAAACGGTGCTGCGGCCACAGGGTTGAAGATCCGTCGGCCGAAGGATTACATTGTCCCTGCGATCGTGGAGGACCCCAACTATGACCCCGACTCCAGTGTGCCATCAACcaatgttgttgatggcccGAACAAGATCAGTGTTACCAACATCCCTCCTTATCTCACCGAAGATCAGGTTATGGAGCTTCTCGTTAGCTTTGGCAAGCTCAAGTCGTTTGTGTTTGTGAAGGATAATGGCACACAAGAGCCAAGGGTAAGCATTCTTGACATGTCAGTTGAATGTTCTACTCTAACATAGCATAGGGCATTGCGTTCTTGGAGTACGCCGATTCCAGCGTCACGGATGTTGCAATCAGTGGTCTCAACAACATGATGCTTGGAGAGAAGGCGCTCAAGGTTCAGAAGGCCAGCATTGGCATCACCCAGGTTGCTGGTGAACTCAGTGTCAACGCCATGTCTATGCTTGCTGGTACTACTCCCTCGGACAATGACGCCGGTAGAGTCCTCCAGCTCCTAAACATGGTCACTGCGGATGAGCTCATGGATAACGATGATTACGAAGGTTTGTCGCTTCTTCTGCCTTGTATCATTACTTTGCGGGTTGCTAACGTCATGAACTAGAAATTCGTGATGATGTACAAGAGGAGTGCGAGAAGTTTGGCAAGATCGTCTCCCTCAAGATTCCTCGGCCGGTCGGTGGCAGCCGACAGTCAGCCGGCGTGGGCAAGATCTTCATCAAGTTCGAGAACCATGAAGCCGCCAACAAGGCTCTCCGGGCTTTGGCCGGGCGGAAGTTCGCTGACCGGACTGTGGTGACGACATATTTCCCCGAGGCATGCCCTACCAACTTACTGAGCCCATCGAGTATGAATGCTAACAATGACCACAGGAGAACTTCGATGTTAATGCGTGGTAAGAAGGCACggaaggggaggattggTATGGTTGTAGATTGCCAACTGGCGGGAGGGTAAAGCGGTCACTCAAAGGGTTCAGCAGTTCTCTAATCACGGTAGAGATGCAATGTACAATTATCTAGCGAGGTCTGGGAAGGAGTGCAATGCATTTGAGTCAATTAGAGTCGGTGATACAGTACGGTAATCATCTTGTTGCATTTGGACACACCGATACTACGATGTTCTGTGCAGGATTTGTGATGACCGTTCCGCCTACCAAGAGCTGGATGTGTTCGATGAGATTGTGGATTGATCTTAAATACCCCCAAGCTATGATCTGGAGGGAATATCATAAGAGAGACATCAGGCATTGATTCAGGCATCAAGAAGTAGTGGACAAATGAATTATTACATGTTAATATGCTAAACAGCCATGAAGGCTTAATCATCTATTTTGCAAACGCCAAGTCATAGGATCTATTGTCATGTTAGCCATGTTCAGAGAAAGGTGATAAGAACATGATATGATGAGAGCCAAAATCAGAAGTCCTGTTAAATCATCGAGCCCCGAAGGACTCTAGCATAAGAGGTACCAGAATATAATTGTAATGTGTTTGATCATCATGTAAGGCTCGGGGGAGGTGCAGATTGTGCAGTGATAAAACGTACCATGATGAAAAGTGTGTCGAGTCGACTGCTGTTGTGAGTTCCATGCAGGACCAGTCCCTGTGTCGAACCCAAAAAATCATGCCTTATCCCCGTACATTCTGCCGCAAGTATCACGTCGCAGTTGGGAGGAACGAGACATGCTTTCTCGAGAAGACCGAGCCGCAGTGGTTGTCGTGTGGTGCAGAACAAGAGGAAGTGAAAGAGCTGCGAAAAATTTCCAGATTTAAACATCGAAGCTCCTgtctccaccagctccgaaGCTCCGCCAAGAGTTCGGTGGGACATTCACTTCACGTGATCCAGGATCAGCTGCCTGGCCAATCACAGTATGACCCTAAGCTTGGCGGTCCCAATTTTTCCGCCCACAGAGTCCGGAATATCCATTCAGCCTGGGGTAAATTTCACGAACGTCTGTTGAAACCTCTTCTTGATTTTCGAGACCGACCAGCCAGCGCCAAATCCGCCCAACGAACGATCCGTCAACAGTCGATCACCACCTCAAAAACCACCAGCCAAAATGGGTCGTCTTCACTCCAAGGGAAAGGGCATTTCTGCCTCCGCCATCCCCTACTCCCGCAACCCCCCCGCCTGGCTCAAGACCACCCCCGAGCAGGTCGTTGATCAGATTTGCAAGCTCGCCAAGAAGGGTGCTACCCCTTCCCAGATCGGTGTCATCCTCCGTGACTCCCACGGCGTTGCCCAGACCAAGGTCGTTACTGGTATGTTTTTGAACGATGGGAAATACTGGAGAAGCGAGTGTAGAATATGGTGCTGACTTAGAGACCATAGGCAACAAGATCCTCCGTATTCTCAAGAGCAACGGTATGTCGTGAACAGCACTCACCCCTCCCAGGAATACCTCTAGACGAAAGCGCAACGAGACACCGGTCTGCTCGAGACGTCGTCCTCGGCTTCCCCGTCCGTTCGATCGAGACGAGCAGCGGCCTCGGTTGACGCCAGGTGGATAAAAGACTACAAGAGATGGAAATATATTATGCCTCTGTTTGGTCATGTGCTGACAGAGTGATGGAATTGCAGGCCTTGCCCCCGCTCTTCCTGAGGATCTCTTCGTAAGaaccccccaaatccctAATATGTATAGATTTTACTGACTCTCCCCTTCAGTCCCTGATCAAGAAGGCTGTCGCTGTCCGCAAGCACCTTGAGCGCAACCGCAAGGACAAGGACGGCAAGTTCCGCCTTATTCTCATCGAGTCCCGTATCCATCGTTTGGCCCGTTACTACAAGACCGTCGgtgtcctcccccccacctgGAAGTACGAGTCCTCTACTGCCAGCACCCTCGTCGGTTAAGCGATGAGACGGTGATTACGGCCGAGCCGAGAAGAGTTGAACCTCTCGGTGAGGTGGTATTGGGTGGTGATATGGATCTCTTGGTTGGGAAAATAACAAATACCCCTTGTGTATCTTTTGCAGGTTTGGTAAACCACACGGCCATACGGAGTCGGGGAGTCACGGGGAATGGAAAGGAAACTTGCATTTCACGGCTAGATCTTTTTATACAAACTGCGAATTGCACAGGAGGGTATCCAAGTTCATATCATGTCAAGTGTGGTGTCTGAATTGCATGTGCCATGCCGAAGTCAACCTTGATGATAACACGTCGCAATGCTTTGCTTTTCATTGCTGCAGTCCAAATGCCAATTCGGTGTCTCCTATGTTCGAAATTGCAATGACCATTCGCCCGAACGCCATATTTCCCGTCCATAACcgccttttcctcttcatgAAGTTGAACCTTGTCCATTTCCCGCAGTCGCCTCTTATTTTCGCATTTCTTACAGCGCGGTCGGTGACATCGCGAAGAAATTCTACTCCCCCTTTTGCCCTCCCTGCTGCTCAATCTCGTTGCTTCTCTGGAGGAGATACTCCCCCAGGACTCTCAATGGGTCTTTTGGTCTGTCATTGTACTATCAGTCACTTCGCCCTTCTCGCCTGCCATACATTCAGTGGGACAAGAGGACTTACTGCTCCCTGGCAACGAGCTTCATACCCTCCAGCAAAACACCCGTGATCTTGGAGTTGATGTACTGCCTAACTGGCGCGCCGTGGAGAGGGGGTTCAGAGGGCATCGGGATGGTAGTTGTTtgagcggtggtgttggttggaggggggacaGTAGCTTGTTGTTCTGGTGGGTGAACGGAGGTTGCGCGCGAGTtggaggctgt from Podospora pseudoanserina strain CBS 124.78 chromosome 1, whole genome shotgun sequence includes:
- a CDS encoding hypothetical protein (EggNog:ENOG503P2ZZ; COG:S), with translation MSSSSRCSLYAELLANIRQISLVASLTSPSDASTRVAVAADGSTIELTHHGEVHKISLPAKIPLGSTLLPIDQRQNGTTALSWRLPLDGTVPQPHLSSDTPAWSATDFDVGVQVACRNCNTVVVEEGTVKVWKDLPSENWAEMMEFWHCHKPDHHHEDGHEHGHSRDEHFGKADEKSLAARGYGASSIISAQPGVGFVDLTTILFTERDCQNITYSNSAFEQGSLNRQDLPLTNNRSLNVFCSSCHSQLGFYVFRTAAVTLLKWQMSCKSASGSAPGITDCLAATIISTISRSASSKSLIMPINETESEVKQTVIYAWVLNANIVYSSSNGALGRPAIKLLYQKIPREEADKMLEAVTCEAQEINLPAIAIEKVVEHLDESNWLLPEKERVFREWRVGLLTR
- the OGG1 gene encoding 8-oxoguanine glycosylase ogg1 (COG:L; BUSCO:EOG092628HC; EggNog:ENOG503NWHV), whose translation is MASEWRKLPLSLAELCIDTTLRCGQSFRWRKINNEWHCVLSNRLITLTQSPTHLSYKCTLPAINPPPHETTLPLLQSYLSLGVPLTQLYTQWSTTDPNFARRCSSFTGIRILNQDAWETLISFICSSNNNISRISSMVNNLCLHYGPYITTISGEPFHDFPSPEALSGPEVESHLRSLGFGYRAKYIADTAQIISQQRPKGWLDQIRNPAVPPADNPKFQPGEKPTYRKAHEALLELAGVGPKVSDCVCLMGLGWWESVPIDTHVWQIAQRDYNFGGKSKSKTFTKGMYESVGDHFRNIWGEYAGWAQSVLFTANLKSFAEQAKTGKKGKKEEEEDKENAGVVVKKEKVVKQEVARVVKNEELTVSSTRKRKAVKEESQQRDEDVKMEDVMDGLTLSSQVSQVSTTSTTTRRVSKRIKARESQ
- a CDS encoding hypothetical protein (COG:A; EggNog:ENOG503NUP9), with the translated sequence MNGDNYSSRDSGRYGSSRDHQSSRRDRDDRRDRGDPRDSRGSRRRSRSPPDYRSGGRSRRDEGAGGGDVDAYSSSRSHRDREREDRYTGGRDRRGGDRGGDREWDRDRGGRSRRDDDDGRRERRGERPDRDVIDDRRGGGRRGGGDRDADRERERERRRSASPPPKKREPTPDLTDIVPILERRRRLTQWDIKPPGYDNVTAEQAKLSGMFPLPGAPRQQAMDPTKLQAFMSQPGGAVNSAALKPTNSRQAKRLILSNIPASATDDSIVNFFNLQLNGLNVIEQTDPCLLCNISPDRSFAMLEFRNNTDATVALALDGITMDADDHQANGNGAAATGLKIRRPKDYIVPAIVEDPNYDPDSSVPSTNVVDGPNKISVTNIPPYLTEDQVMELLVSFGKLKSFVFVKDNGTQEPRGIAFLEYADSSVTDVAISGLNNMMLGEKALKVQKASIGITQVAGELSVNAMSMLAGTTPSDNDAGRVLQLLNMVTADELMDNDDYEEIRDDVQEECEKFGKIVSLKIPRPVGGSRQSAGVGKIFIKFENHEAANKALRALAGRKFADRTVVTTYFPEENFDVNAW
- the RPS13 gene encoding ribosomal 40S subunit protein S13 (EggNog:ENOG503P1R2; COG:J; BUSCO:EOG0926514P), whose product is MGRLHSKGKGISASAIPYSRNPPAWLKTTPEQVVDQICKLAKKGATPSQIGVILRDSHGVAQTKVVTGNKILRILKSNGLAPALPEDLFSLIKKAVAVRKHLERNRKDKDGKFRLILIESRIHRLARYYKTVGVLPPTWKYESSTASTLVG
- the SDC1 gene encoding COMPASS (complex proteins associated with Set1p) component (EggNog:ENOG503P8ID; COG:K); the protein is MADQQQPPLPEATNGLVNPSIDTPMTDAPSAPLPRKQQQQQQQQQQPPPLPHSSTPTPRTTTPIPLPHIPGFTAPATASNSRATSVHPPEQQATVPPPTNTTAQTTTIPMPSEPPLHGAPVRQYINSKITGVLLEGMKLVAREQPKDPLRVLGEYLLQRSNEIEQQGGQKGE